In Microscilla marina ATCC 23134, the genomic window AATTAGTCTACAAGGAAAAAACATACTGGTGACTGGAGCCAGTCGGGGCATAGGTGCTGCCATATCCCAGCAATTGGGTAAATCGGGGGCAAGGGTTGCCGTACATTATGGACGCAATGCCGAAAAAGCTCAAGAAGTAGCAAACGCTGCGGGCAATGGAGCGCAGGTTTTTAGGGCAGATTTAAACAATGATGTTGCTTGCCAACAATTGTTTACCGATGTGGTAGCCGCCTTTGGTGGGGTAGATGTATTGGTAAATAATGCGGGTATTGCCATTCAGTCATCGCTGGACGCCACTCATGAACAATGGGTGCAAGACTGGAACCAAACCATGCAGGTAAACCTAACAGCAGCAGCTATTTTATCGCGGCTTGCCATCAAACATTTTCAGCAAGGCAGCGGTGGGCGCCTTATTCATATTGCTTCTCGGGCGGCTTTTCGGGGCGACACTGCCGACTATATGGGGTATGCCGCATCTAAAGCTGGCATGGTTGCTCTGAGCCGTTCTATAGCCAGGGCGTATGGCAAACAGGGCATTACTTCTTTTGTGATTGCACCAGGTTTTACCGCCACCGAAATGGCTCAAGACTTTATAGATGAGTACGGGATGGAGTATGCCATGCAAGGAGTGGCGCTTGACCGCC contains:
- a CDS encoding SDR family NAD(P)-dependent oxidoreductase, producing MEISLQGKNILVTGASRGIGAAISQQLGKSGARVAVHYGRNAEKAQEVANAAGNGAQVFRADLNNDVACQQLFTDVVAAFGGVDVLVNNAGIAIQSSLDATHEQWVQDWNQTMQVNLTAAAILSRLAIKHFQQGSGGRLIHIASRAAFRGDTADYMGYAASKAGMVALSRSIARAYGKQGITSFVIAPGFTATEMAQDFIDEYGMEYAMQGVALDRLTKPTDLAPTIVLLASGLSDHATGCTIDINAGSYVH